The genomic region tgtattttaatttcaatataaaTGGCAATAATGTACTAGGTGAGATAATAAGTAGTTCATaattataaaagaggaaatacCCTTGAAAAGTTAGCCAGAGGGTGGGTTGGATTAGCACATGTTTATTTAACAGTTCTGATTATAAATAAGATGGAAGGGGATATTTTTAATAGTTCAAAGTATGTCTGGATTATCCTAATGAAAACTACAGAGTCAGGATTGTTTCCAGTTACCTCCAGgtatatttttactgttttaagtgCTTGCTTTTGTCTAATTGGTAACAAAACTGTGATCTGCCACTGCTTTATGCTTCCCACCccctttaaatatacatatttatgtgacTCATGGCTGACCCAGTTtggcagtgttttattttttatctgcaCTGCATGACTTGGGGGATTTTATGATTTCCccagctagggattgaacccgtgcctcaCTTCAGTGGAAGTACTGTgtcttaccactgaaccaccagagaattcctgaccCACACAGTGTTTTAAAAGTTGACAGTCTTCGCATAAAAACCTTCTGACTAGGCTTAGGATGGAATAGCAAGTGCTTCCTTTTTTTCAGATGAGATGTGTGTATCTGCCACAGTCTACCAAGTCCACTTAGGCACTTAAATTTGCAACTTGTAGAATTTTCCCATTATAGATCACCAGTTTTCAAAGCACAGAATTCAGTACAATGCCTTGCCATATCTGAACCAAATAAAACTCATCTTTGATTCGGAGGTGCTTTAAGATACTCTCATGAAAATGAGTTGTCAGTACTAATAAAGCATGAAAGAGTTGGTAGTCAAGACTTGTGATTGGATGGTGTGTGTAATAAAccagttattttaaaacagtgttaTGTTTTTCTGCTTGATTTTTGAAActgctttttttatttattccctTCCAAAAGTTCACCTTTAGTAAATCAAAGTGAAGCATAATTGAGGAGCTCATTAGTAGTCTTCCATAGAATAGGAAATTGCTTATCTGAAAAAATTTTGGGGTGtttgatttgcttttattttcaggaaacatttttcatttatttcatatatatatttcagattatggttattttttgctaattttttttccagcaacCTGTTAATATAAAGGATagcaattttcttctttcaaaaacaaatattttattttcagaactcTACCCCTGATTAACAAGagcaaaaattatgtttataccaTAATAACATAGTTCTGCTTTCGTAACATTAGCCTCTGAAATTTACTGGTTTTCTACGGAAGTTAATTCTCATTTTTTGACAATATCAGGAATGAGTCAAAAGTTATAAAAACTCACCCAAAATGCAGATCTTAATCGCGTTTCATAAGTAAGCACCTAAGTTTCGATGTCAGCTTGTACATGGTTAACAGTTACCCTTACTATTAAGTATATCAATGAAACAAACCATGTTACTTTGACTTTTGACTGCATCTTTGTGACAAAACATCACAGTTTGattagataattttattttgttagtaGAGTTACTGTTGGATTTTGGTGGAGTATAGTAAGGAAGTGCTCTTGATGATGGAGCAAAAACACATGATTCTTAAAACCTGTGTGCTACCTTATTCTTTCTGAAGACAAGATACTTTGGATCACACATGCTGATAAAGCTTTGAAAGAATTGGCAGACCATTGCGAGTTACGTGGTGTTTAAATTTTGTTGGTTATTTTGTACTAAGGGAAATTTCTGTAACAAATTGATGCAGTGAGAAGCTGCTTAATTTCCTTACCTGTTTCTGATATTTCtgtgcttactttttaaaattggaaatggAGCTGTTAGAaggaattttgaaattattttgagaACCACAATAACTTCATTCCACCTAATCTAAGATAAATAGTCATTCACATATTGTGTGTGTGAATAATGTAATTGTTGGCAGCCTGAGCAGAATCAGCTACAAAAACTATCTGAAGTAAAATATTTGGTCCATATGAAATGTTTTATTGTTACACAGGggtgaatttttcagtttatgttGACTATTACGTTTTCCCTGCAAAGGCTAATAATACATGAAAACTCATCTTTAGTACACTTACTCTTTAAGGAGCTGTATAGTGTAAGaggaaaattaaatgttaaatttttgttgaataatAGTAACTATACAgagcaagatattttaaaagggcAGCCAGCAGTTTGGACTCAGGGAGGACTGtattatttaccttttaaaaaacatttaagcaTCAGATGGACCCTACAATATAGGTAGAATCCTGTGGGTAAGGAAGAATATTCCAAGTGTAGGGgaaagaaatatgagaaaaatgtGAAGCATTATTTACTGTGAAGTAAGAAACGTATTCTGGAGAGGAGGTGAAAGATGAGACTAGATTGTTGGAAACCAGATCATTAAAGCACAGGAATTTGAACTTCAGTCTTGGCAAGCTGTGCTTGATTTCAAGCTGGAGTTAACTTTTATCTTGAAAAGACCACTTCAGCATTAGGGTGAGGCATAAATTGGAGGGGAAAACCAGAGTGAAGGCAGGAATACCAGTAGTAAACCATTGCCATAATGTAGACAAAAGTTAGTAAGATTTTGAGCTAAAGCAGTGGATACAAAGGAGAGGACTCCAGTTCAGAAGACTATTACGGATTTTTGAGATTTGGTATCTACTATGAGAAGATGGGAAAGAATCAATGATGAGATCCTAGTTTGTGGCTTGACTATTGTGGTTTCAGTTTGAGACATCCGAGTAGAACATACTCAATAGGCATTTGAATATATGTCCTAGAAGGAATAACTATACTAAAGATAGATCCTAGAATTACCAAAATAAGTGTGGGACAGGAGATAGAAGCAGAATATCAGTATATCATTGTTGCCTTAGGGGAAGAGTACAGACAGACACTGAGGGAGGAGCAGTTTGGACTAATTGTAGCAAAACCAGGGTAGAAGGTTTCTTAAGAAGAGATCCGTTATgtattattcttcatttctaagaTTGGCTCAGTTTGTTTATCAAagtattcctttttgtttttcttggtatATTTGTTTGATTTATGGTAAATTCAAATGTAGAGCCTTAGTTTTTAGGTGACATGTTTTGGTTATCTTTAGATCGTGTATTGTTTTTACCAGTTTTTCCTCTTTGCTGGAGTTTTGGTGTTAATTTATAacattgaaatattttcattctataagttttttttttttcttgaacaagTGAGATGAAATTTGATTTTGACTAAATCTATTGTTAGACTACCTTTAAGAAGCAGTCAGATATAATGCTTGATTGTATGAAACTTGGAATGAAAGCTTAAACAGAATTTTTGAAATTAAGCTTAACGAAAACATGTTTTCATTAAAACAGTTTACCCTTAAATTGTTAACTGTACTCAGTAAAAATGTATCTTCCATATGAGCCTATTTTATAAAAGTGTTTGCTATTTGAagcatctatttccaatgaatagtcattATTCAACAATGATATGTTAATCTAATAAATTTGGATCACATTCTTGTGTCTTTGATTTTTCTGTACTTCTCAGATGCTATTTTGcagtcttaattttcttgaattagagttttgtagGCATTATGAAGCAGAGGGACATGGAAGTAGGAAAGACATTCAAATAGTAGCTCTCCCATTAAGTAGTATGTATCTTTTAACTTGATGGTCAGTAAACTGACCATGCTCCTTTAAACGCCAGGTATATACCCTTGTTCATTTCTTCATAATAGCTTATAAAATTTCACTATATATCTCTACCAGACTGTAGACTTACCAAGATGAGAAATTATTCTGTGTCCCTTTCACTTACCTAGTAAGTAGAATGGAGTTAGTAATTCAactaatgtttattaattttacaGAGGGGTGGGATTAAATGAGCTGTACTACAGTGTCAGCCCTGCCAAGGTTATTTGCCTCGCATAAGGAGTGGGCATAATACAATAAAAGGTTCATGATAGCACTGTATACATCCTCACTCAAATGGAGAGGAATAGGTATTGAGATTTTCAAACACATTTGCAGGTTGACTCTGCATATCCAGAGGCAATTATgcaattccattaaaaaaaaaaaaaaaaactctttgacCTTAAAATCCTTGACCATatcactttctttttattctttgatatGTTGGTTTTCAGaatacctgggtttgaatcctggttttaTCTTGAACAAATTGTATAGTTCACTAAGTTACTTTAAGTCCTATTTTATTTACTCATGAAATGGCAACAGTGATATCTTTTTCTTGGTATTGGTTAAATTAAATGTGGAATACTAGTAAGTTTCTCCCAAATGTTACTTCATACTAATGTTATATGATGTTTATTTACTGAGGAGTTTTTCATACTCAAATTACAATGAGCAAAACATTTAAGGAGAAAAAGTACTGCTGTAGCTTGAAATTTTATATCTTCTGTTTCAAGTGTGCAAAGCAAACATCCCAAGTCTTCCAAATCTAGTAATTTTATGTATTGACTTACTATAAAGAATTTAGTGGTGTGATTTTGAAGAAAAGACTATCATGGTTTTATTAAATGAGAATTTTGAGGGGCCAATTGGGAACGAAACTTCTTAGAAACTTCCTTTATTTCTATTCTACTTCCCTTACTGAGGGGAGTTTTTCTGGTTTGGCAGTGACCAGAATAGCCTGTTAAGGTACAAAGTTGTTTGTGTATATGTGACTGTCATTAGAAGAAATACTCAACAAATACATGTACACTGTATTTTCAGATTATAATTTGATACATTATTATGTAGACTTCATTGTTAACTGTACTTTATGAGAACTAGGATCTAGAACCTTGTGTTTCTGAAtagtttttctaaaattcttaGACTTCATGTAAAACAGGATCTAAATTACAATTCCTTATTCTATAGTAAATATTGTGATTTTTCACTAATAAGAACTTTATCATGGAATAATTTAGACTATTTTCGTGTAAATAGGTAATTTTGCTTCATATTAGAGAAAtgcttagaaaataaatgttaacatGAATTATTTAGCATCATTTTAAATAGCAGAGTtaagcatatttttcttttcacagaaTGACAGCCCATATCAAGGCGGTGTATTCTTTTTGACAATTCATTTTCCTACAGACTACCCCTTCAAACCACCTAAGGCAAGTATTCCCCCCCACTCCGAAGTCTGTAAGTAAAGATTTGTATTTTATTCCAGAGGAATAGAACATTCCTAGACATTAGGGTTCTGATTAAGTTAAGGCTAAACTAGTGTGAGTGTATAATGAATAAGAATAATTGGGGCTTGAATGCATATACTGAATTAAATCACTGATGTTGAATGCTATTAGCCTTAGTTAAAAGAAGAGCTAAACCTGGATTTGAACTTTGTAACTGAAGTTAAGAATTGCCTTATCCTTTATGTTGCAAGGCTCAAATACACCATGTGGAAGCATTTTTCCCACTTTATTGTGCTTACACAGATTTGGATCAGTAACTCTAGTGTCTTAAATACTAGCCTTCCAAATACTCACCTTCATTGTGCGTTTTCACATGTTGCTAAAAAGTATACCATATTTGTGTTGGGATTTAAGACTACAATATATTTTGGGCTTTGAGTTTGCACACATAAACTATCTTCACAATTCTGTTACAGGTACAATATGACAGTTACTTTAAATGAAGATACTTTTGTGATATTCAAATGTGTGTTTTATGTACAGTTGGAAATGGAGGTTCTAATACATGCCTTTGTACCTTGATGCCTTAAATGAGCTAGTCTGTATGCTTTGGTCTACATCGGAAAGTTTCTAATTTGTTAGTGAATCCTGAATTCCCTTCAAGTTGCTCCTTTGATACTCATGCTATGGTAGGGCCAAAGTTAACCTTCGAAAAAACCCACCATACCACTGATAATAAAATTTTTGCCGCATggttatattttccattttaattaaaaagaagccCCTGAAGGATCTTGGTCAGAATATAGGTGCTTTTATGTGTATAACTTTtagctattatatttttaaaatttttaactattttaagtgtAGCTACAGTTTTTTGTCAAAGTTTACAATGCTTGtttttatttgggaaaaataaagttgtttttttattttaggttGCATTTACAACAAGAATttatcatccaaatattaacagtAATGGCAGCATTTGTCTCGATATTCTAAGATCACAGTGGTCTCCTGCTTTAACTATTTCTAAAGGTAAAATACTAGCGGCTTTGATTTTTCTAATAGTTAAAGGAGTTTCATTTTTGAGCTGACTTACCTAAGTATTTTTATAATGCCAGCTTTTTTATAAAGATGGAGAAAAGAACAAGAAGTACATGCTTTTTGCTTTTAGCAGTATTGATTAAAGATTTTGTGGGAAGAAGTTAACATTCAGATGGAGGGGGCCATTATTTGCAAATAACAATAGCAGCATTTAATAGCTTTCTTAGTATATTTTTCAATCCCAAGCCACTTGTACATCTCACTCACTTGTTGCCATTTAGCAAAAGTGGTATACCTAAAGTTAACAGAGCTTTTGAACTTGAGGTTTCTTATGGGaaaattctgatttcattttcctgtgtttcttattttttagataaaaaaCCTTTTTAAGAAACCTTTAGTTAAGTTTTCATGTATCATGGTAGGTTGTTTCCTACCTAATAATAGTCTAAAATGCATAGTCTTGGGAAAGGTCTCTAGATATCTGCTCTTCTACTATAATAGGGATCTGTTGTGTGGCATCTTTAATAGGTTGTCTGGTTTCCACATTGGTGTTCCAGATGGagatggaatatctctccatctctttcaaACAACTCTGGTGGCTTTTATGTCACTTTTACCCTACAAATAAAAATCACCTACCACAAAGCTACTTAATGAGAAGGAAGTCTGCCTTTTAGTGATTTTCAGTTTTTGATGCTGGCTTATTAGGATTCCTTAGTACACAAAATGAGTTTTTAATGTTGCTAATTATGACTGTATTTCAGAAATTTGAGGATAGCAGCTA from Bos indicus x Bos taurus breed Angus x Brahman F1 hybrid chromosome 6, Bos_hybrid_MaternalHap_v2.0, whole genome shotgun sequence harbors:
- the UBE2D3 gene encoding ubiquitin-conjugating enzyme E2 D3 isoform X3; this encodes MFHWQATIMGPNDSPYQGGVFFLTIHFPTDYPFKPPKVAFTTRIYHPNINSNGSICLDILRSQWSPALTISKVLLSICSLLCDPNPDDPLVPEIARIYKTDRDKYNRLAREWTEKYAML